A genomic stretch from Candidatus Methanomassiliicoccus intestinalis Issoire-Mx1 includes:
- a CDS encoding helix-turn-helix domain-containing protein, giving the protein MKDQLREKIAGEITLSQDAGKTIRKWREEFHVSQQDLAEYMGVSPSMISDYESGRRKSPGIAIVRRIVDSLIELDEMSGGTVLKKFGLDKKHDCVTHIAEFSSSISIDDFLKAIDAEPLNDIFDSERHIHGYTIIDSLKAITSLSSFDYLQIYGWSSERALIFSGVKYGRSPMIAIRAHPLKPSMVAYLSPEQVDPLAIRLATLENIPLVKITLPVSILVDRLSKFE; this is encoded by the coding sequence ATGAAGGATCAGCTGCGAGAAAAGATCGCAGGAGAGATAACTCTTTCTCAGGATGCTGGTAAGACTATCCGAAAGTGGAGGGAAGAGTTTCATGTATCACAGCAGGACCTTGCAGAATACATGGGTGTTTCTCCTTCAATGATCAGCGACTATGAGTCCGGCAGAAGAAAATCACCGGGAATCGCCATAGTGCGCAGGATTGTAGACAGCCTCATCGAACTGGATGAAATGTCAGGTGGAACAGTTCTTAAAAAATTTGGATTAGATAAAAAACATGATTGTGTCACCCATATCGCTGAGTTCAGTTCAAGCATTTCTATTGATGACTTTTTAAAGGCCATAGATGCTGAGCCGCTGAATGATATCTTTGATTCTGAAAGACATATTCATGGATATACCATCATTGATTCGCTCAAAGCAATCACATCTCTGAGCTCCTTTGACTATCTTCAGATCTATGGATGGAGCAGCGAAAGGGCTCTTATCTTCTCCGGCGTTAAATATGGACGTTCGCCGATGATTGCTATCAGAGCACATCCTCTTAAACCTTCAATGGTGGCATATCTGAGTCCTGAACAGGTGGATCCTTTAGCTATTCGATTGGCAACTCTTGAAAACATACCTTTGGTGAAAATAACACTGCCGGTTTCAATATTGGTTGACCGGCTCAGTAAGTTTGAGTAG